Genomic segment of Osmia bicornis bicornis chromosome 2, iOsmBic2.1, whole genome shotgun sequence:
ttttttatatcttcgGGGGTTGAGAAATGATTAGAAAACGTTAGTTTCGATTAGATAGtaaaaattttggaataataaaatacttgACTAAGTGGTTGAagtattagaatattagaatccAGGAGTAttacaattttgaaatattaaattttggaatattagaattctgcaaaattataatattaaaatattaaatctaatatttttcaaataacatAATTCCAACCTCTATACCCTcctacaaaaatataaaaatctcACTCTTCAGCGACAAACCTGGAACCCTTTAAATTTTCCCAAAGATTCTCCCTTTAATCAACCCCTTCCACCTCTTCTAACGGAATTTAAATCAACAACAGGTACTCCCTCCTTGGTCCGCGCTATCTAAATCAACAGGTACTAACTCTCCCCGTTCTTCAGGAAGTGTTCAGCTTCTGTGTAAGCCGAGCAGATAAGGTACGATAAGAAAggacgaaaagaaaaaaagtaacGACGGTGGCGGCGGTAGCTTTCAACAGGATAAAGTAGCGccgatgaagaagaagaagaagaagagagggTAGGTACAGAAGGAGTCCAGGATGGGCCCACCAGGTGCACCTATAGAATGGACATGAAACGAAATGGGAACCATATGTTGATGTGCTGAAGGACGCTGTGGCACGCGCCACACTTATACTTCAGCCTTTACACCGCGAGGATCACTGACTTTATTCTATTGTTTCCTCGCTATCATTCCAGTAATGACACTCGTCCTAATGTAATTACTTCTAAGTGACCACGAGCtgattagaattttaaaaagttggaaattaatatcaaCATTGATAGTGATGTTTCAATTGGACACTTCAACAATGTGTTGCCTGAATTGTATTCTTCACATTAGCTGTGACATGCAGATGGGCAGAGTTTGTGATTGAAAGTGAAAAATTAAGAGTTCTGATGAAATTTCATATTCTGTGTGGTTGTTTTAGAAGAACTGGGACCAGTGATAAGAATAGCAAAATAATGATCATCAAGGAACTAAGTGTTAGTACTGCTGTGCAAATATGATCTAAGGATTCAGAAGGATTcaacttgaaattttattcaaaaatttgtttaaattgataatttctaatatttgtattagctattatttctttgatcattttcaaaatctcAATATGATTTTAAAGCGTCATTGATGCAAacaacaattttaaaaaatatttaaaatttaatgaaaagtttgaaaagtgtgaagaagttttttaattaaattgaattggTGGAAGGAAACAAAGTGATTGATTTCAATAAAGGATGGCTCTTCTGTCAAATCATCAAGATTATCCAATTTCCACTGAAATAATAACTAACACATATCCTACTACAACAAGAACCTATGATACATTATATCCTTCTCCATACAATTCCCCTGATTATGACTCCATTAAAGTTCCCTATGCAGAAAATTACGGGAATAAAGGTGAATTAACTCCGCGAAAAGAAAGTGAAACGATCGGTTATGAGAAAGAAGTAGTCGTGAAATATTCGAGAACTCCAGATTCGTACGAAAGAAGTTCTTTCAGTGTTTTGACACCTGTAACCCCGCAAAGGTAAGCTTAAGATTTGGAAACGTAGGAAGTAGTCTGGTGCAaattcatgacataaaagtatcaccaaatgatatttatggtacatcgatttaaagcttaaagtttgaGAAAAATAACCATATAAAGATTTCATTATTAATCTGAATACAAAATGGTTGATTCTTCGTTGGAATAtaaaaggtaaaagaaatgaaaattatttgttccaataaaGAATTATTCAATTTGTATTAACAATTTCGACGAGAATATTATATAGTTATTTTCTTCAAACATtaagttttaaattaatatgcCATAAGCGTTATTTTCtaatacttttctgtcatgaaattttTTCAGACTTTCTATGTTACCAAATAAGTCAACAGATATTAACTCATTTTCCTGCGTGCACTATCACGAAATCACTATCGTACATATTTAATCGttatttgttgaaatttttgtactATAACTTTGTATATATAAAATGCAATAAACGATTAGGAACTTTAAGATCAGTGTGTACTCAACAGATACGAGCCTCAACACGTGATAAGTCACACAGCTTCACCAAGTTCGATACTACACGAAGACAGTTCCTTGGAATATCATTCACCGGCTTACTGTTACGAAACACCACCTCAGGAACAGAAGTTTCAAATCCTCCAAACCGAGAAACCAATGCGAATGAACATTGAACAACGAAGAAACTGTTGGGAACCTGTTACGTCTGCACAGGTGAGTTACGACATCGAATGACTAACTGTCTACTTGTCTACTTGACAAATATTTATTGGTATAATTATGGGAAcattaagaaaatattactTCAGAATGTTATACTCATTTTCCATGTAATTAGTATAGTGTTGGTAAAGTGTTAATATACTACTAGTACTGTACTAGTAGAGTGTTAGTATAGCGCTAGTATTGTGCTAGAAGAGCGTTAGTATTTCCTAAGTCCaactaaaagaaaataataacttttcatttcttgaatttaaaagaactcgaaatttttttatataaaattttcgaaagagttttcaaattttaaacgaAGTTGCAGTTTCACTTAATGAGGATACACGAATAGAATTATCCAATCATTCCTggtagaataaaataaaaggataGTTAGAAGGGTTAGGAAAAATGCATAAAGGTCTGCGTCAAACGGTTAAAGGTGTTCAATACTCGTGTCATAAATCATTTGATCAGCAGTTACAATCTTTAATTTATCATCTGACATCCGTGAGATGTTGTCACACACTAAGATCGATGCTTTTTCAAACTACTAATAAAGCTCTAAGATATTATTTGCAATATTGACAAGATATTAaaggatatttaaaaaaaaaacgtggtttttgtttaaaaaattttaaatattacatgTTTAAAACTGATTTCATTTCATTAGTAAGTGTTTCAAAAGACTGATTTATGTAAAAAATCATAtgtagtttaattaaaaaggaaaaaatattaatgctCCTTTTCCAGAAACAGGTATCACCAACCAATAGCCCTCGAAGAGGAAGACGACGTTCCAGAGACATACCACCATCACCAAGCGTCCTAAAGCGTCGGCGTCTCGCGGCAAATGCTCGTGAAAGACGTCGTATGAATGGATTAAACGATGCTTTTGATAAATTACGCGAAGTTGTACCAAGTCTTGGAGCAGATCACAAATTGAGTAAATTCGAAACTCTTCAAATGGCACAAACATACATCGCGGCTTTGTGTGATCTTCTACAGAGACACGACGAGAAGTGGCAATAAATGCTTGTGTgagattattacaaaaatgttaattaaatgatattaGAAGGTGGTATTTATGTAgataagaaatttaatattttacattttatactATTTCCCTTTTGTTTAAAAACTGATACATACTGTCAAGAAAGAGCCGGTCATCATCATCTGAAAGTTGATAATACTTCAAATGCAATTGTtactaataatatattaaGTAGTGTATCTCGAAGTATAAATATAAGAGCgcaaaaaaaatttattattataactcAATTGTTCAACTAtgtgtttattttaattaattttcagtgAGTTTTGTGTGTGCTAATGAAAATTAACTTGCTTGTAATTTatacttattttttatttaaaaatcgtATATAGGTAAAGACGGCTAATGAtccaaagaaatattttatagcaTTAAATATGCGTTAGATTAGCAAATTATTTGCAATCTAGTGTGAATTATTGCATTCTAGGTAATTTTGATATTATGTACTAGAAAAATGTATTGCATGTATTATTGATTAGTATTGtatgtatttaattaatgaGATGCAcaagaattgaaaaatacaatttaaacATATTTAGTGCCATTATATTGTTCTAATGTTTTAAGATCCATTGCTTTCACAACTTTCACTAGTATgatattcttaattaaaatattttttaattatctgcacctgtatttaataatttatgaatttataaatGAGGATGAAGAATCCTCTAATAATACTATAATCAATTCTAAGTATATTTGAATCTGATAGCgtcgtaattaaaattatgataatCAAAAGCTTTGTAGAACAATGTCTTTTCACTTACAGCTGTGTATTTTgatcttttaaatatttaatagagCTTCATCATTAGAGATAGTGTCAatgcattatttatttattttatagctAGTCATGAATATTTGTAAAGCAATTTctaattcataatttttaaatcaattgTAAACCGtccatttatatttatatgaaGCCAAAGAATGATAATTATGATTAATTTAAGTGATAACTATAAGTAACttaaaagaatagaaaaaattaGATATTAAGTAGCGACAGTTTtgtgtaattatttaatgattttatgagAAGGTCTgaaaaaattgatgttaatgtaaaatattgtaaataaagtATATGATGCCcacattaaaaaattaatcttattttttcttaattcaATTACCTTTAAATCAgacaattatttataacatttataacgtccatgattataaattttgaaaatacaaaaatattttttattgtttgcatttcttttcaaaattaaaaaaaaagatcatGCAACGAAGGGCTGAACATCAAAGTCACAAAAGCGTTAGGAAAATTGGCACGAAAATTCATTCCAGATGAAAAATACCATGAACAAAGCGGAAACTGGAAAAAGGGGCGACAGTGATCGGTAACCCTTTTTCCATTTGTTATATTGgcaagagaaagaaagaaaaaagattttCTGTTTCAAAAAGCGTGGGCGGACAGCGGCACGTGTCTCACAATAGAACTCGTTAGCATGTTTTTCTTGTTGCTCTCTTTCCACAAACGGACATCCACCTTTCTGCAGTAAATAAGAATTCCTTTCAATCCCAGATGCCCGATAATTAGCGATCATTAATTACTTCTTGGATGGACGCGTGCCACAGTTTGATATTCTGGATAACAGTTGAAAGAGACCGCGAGATTTCTCCTCTCGATTATATCGAAATGCAAATAACagttaaattagattaaattaaaaaggaaCCTTCTTTCTCTTGCAAGAGTGGAGCTGGGTCAATTGCAACCCAGACCTATGAAAACAATCCAATGCtattgcaattaaaattaaattaaatttatattgccGTTTCGTCGACAGGCTAAACAACAATCACATAGCAccatgttttattaaaattttatcaaaatttgtttcagcACAGAGTACAACGTGAGAGTAGTTTGAATACTGGATTTGAACTGAACTGATTATAAGCTGACCTAAATGCCTGTGATGTAAACAAGATATATTTGTATATAGACGCTAAGGAAGGAGATTACTTATGGCATTTAAACTAGTTTATGTGTGAAAACAACACTCTGCTACTGTATACATTACATGGTAcgtatatgtaaatataattcagACTGACATGAGTTCCAGAAATTCTcttgaaagaaatataaacaCAAATGGGtgagaataaaataatagaacgtttagaaaatatataagAAATGtgtatttcaaaatgaaattgtagATATATGTTTTTAATAGTGTGATTCTCTTTAGTGTgatctttaatttttaacatttattttaaagaatgtgCAAGTACATTTTTAATCCATtgtaaatttttgaatatcttCCAAAGGTAATTGAACCCCTCAGTCTTGAAGGTAACGGGTTAACACCTTACCAATACACCTATAACATCCTCTTAATTAAACCGATACAACTGAccaaagaaaacaaaaaagcACTTTTATATtgaagataaaaatgaaacaatgtAAGCACATACACCTTTGCTGTCAATAAAGATTTTAGTGAAATTCGATTCGCTGTCAGCCGGACATACGTTTCAACGTTCCGTGTAATCGAATTAGCGGCAAGAATGGAACACGACAAAGGATTACAATGGTAAAATTTGTGGAAATGGCAACAAGCATCGCTACAAGAACAGAGAGCAGAGAATTCGTGGGACAGATTTGACCGAGCACGGGGCGTGACCAAAAATGGTCGAATTTTCGAAATTGTAGCCAATATCCATTTCAGGTAAAATTCGTGCCGTCTGCAACCTTTTACGATGCTTCAGTTTGAAAACACGAAAATATGGTCCTTATACAGCtttcttgtatttttattttcataatgaTATTTGGTGATAAACTAGAATTATAATTGGAACTTCTtgcgaatttcaaatttaaaaaaaatactatGATAGTCAAATATTTTGTGATATCAATGGCTCTTCTAATTCAACATActtaattgtttaattattggTGTTTTTAAATCATAAGTAAGGGCTAAGGTGTCCCCCTATCcaaagatgaaattttttaattggctTCAATTagcttaaatttttaaattttataattagtgtttaataaaaaaaaagaataatagatTCTGATGTGAAAAGTTACTTTTCAAGGAAAAGTTACCAAGGAAATATACGTGTAAAGTATTATTATGGTagtcatttatttttcttcaaaaaatttctaatCTCATCTgaacataaataaatatatacttAAAATTTTGACAGTATAGAATTACATagtttaataataacaattttgAAAACCCCTGCTGAGATTTCAAAAACAGATTGGAATCCTGTCAATCACAATCAGAAAAAcacaattttccaaattttgtCTACCCATCAATTTCGCACCTACAATTTCAAAACACCCTATTAGGGAAAAGCAGTGACGAAAGGGCGGTTTCAGGGCTAACCTAGCCAATAATTTTTCAGGAGAAATTACATCCTCATTATTGCGACGTCTGTTCGGTAACGAGGCGTCAGACCTAAGGTCGGATACTGAAAGAAGGACAATTCGTTCCAGGATGGTACAGCATCGAAAAATTTTGTGACACCTCGCTACCCTTATGGTGTCAAACGCAGCACCCTCGACGGAATTACGATTCCAACCACCTGACTCCGTGTCGAAAGATTTTGGCCACCGCTCTTCTAGCCGACCGCAGAACTCGTTAACCCGTTCCGTGATTAAAATTCTCATCGATTCAGCTGGGCTTTTGTGTTAAGAAAATTCTGTTCGCAGGATTTCACAGAAATAACGCCGACAGAATTCGTTTCGAGAACTCCCACGGCGCCGTTCATTCATTGTGTCTGAACATACACTGGTGGACAAAATTCTAAGACACcctatatatttatataaatgtgCCAGAGTTtgatagaataaaaaaaaagctgTATGTTATATACtttaagtaaaataattttgattttaataatctGAGGTAtaacagaaaattattttatttgttgaaatcttgttggttatttaaaataatagaggtacaaattaattctgtgcTTTTCGGTCCCTTTTTatttgaagatttattttcaaaaaatcatgGCAACTTCTAGTAACCATTTTGGTACCCTACTAGCAGATGTTTATTAAAGTGATATACTGAATGTGTTAAAAAACTGATGtaacataaaattttaaaaaatacaggAACAAAAGGTGAGGTCATCGTCGCGTCGACATTGtgttttttatccgacttcgaataGGAGGATACTCGATTcgatatgtatatattttttctcaaatattaTTGAAGAGACCCCTTTTCTGTTAGATTGTTTGGAAGGGGGATtttattctcttttatttACGTAAAGTACCCTCTCCCCTGCCCCCTTTCGTATTCCCGTAAATTCTCGTTCATGCTAGCTAACGTAGAGCCTTTTAAACGTGTCTTTAAACTTGACGTGCAGTCAAGGGGAAATAATGTTGCCTCAAAGGATGGcctcgtttaatttttataatgcCAAATGCCTCTCCTCCACCCTTTTGCTTTTTTTCTTGAACGCCTAAACACAGTAAACCCAGGCCAATGGACACTGCCATTCGAAACCCACGGTTGGGCGCTCCACTCAGAACACGGATATCAGGGGTTCCGTATGCATGTAAGAATACTGTATGAAGCATAGAAGTAGAAATCTAAATTTACGCATCATACCGTATAATTAAGAGAAGGGAAATGATAGAGTGACAGAGGAAAGGGTGCTCTCATATAAACAGTCCTTCTTATTGTCGACGCCTCGGACCTCACCCGGTATGTTTGCTTGAGATTTGCGTTATATAGAAACTGTTATGTACATCGAGGACTAACGAGAAAGTGTCGGCAATTGGTGCGACATCTATCAATTATAATGATAAACATCGTTGTTGTACTGGTATACTACTGACAGGCGTAATgataaatagataaatatttatgaactTTTTAATGAATATGGACGTTTCAAGAAATAGAGCGTATCAGtaaagtatttattttttattttttacagtTTAAGagaaatatcattaaattcGTTAAACTATCGTTAAGCTTGTTATTATTTCTCTAATAAGTACTGTAAATAGGAAAAATGTCTcttatgaaatttatttgataggtaaaACTGAATAATTGAGCTACGCCATTCGAGCGCTAAATGTATTAATTACGCGTGACCATACGATTCGCGTGACATTCTTTTCTCACGTTTCAACATCTAACCATCATTCTCCTGAATTTACTGAAAGCATAATACAAATTGCGCTCTGATTAGGGTAATAATTTTGAAGATTCAGAATAGCAAAAGTGCTGTTCGATAACCACAATGAcaaaaaatgaacaaatattAAGAAAGGAAAGGATAGAGTTGAAATTACAGAACACATGGTAGTGTAGTTAGttcaaaaataaagaaaagctCTCATATGCCTTTTTCTATCGTGTTTCTCGCTTCTGGTTTCAAGCTTTCCTCGTCGCGTAATCACGCCTCTTCAACGCGCCGCGCCAGTTGCTCGAAAATAAgaaaactgaaatatttcaacacGTAACCGCGTCAATTTTTATGACCAATAATTATCTCGTGCTTGCCTCAGTTAACACGTTAGATATCATATAGGATAAGCTATACTTTgttctattttttatataagaaCTCTTATGTAATGGTATCTGTTTACtaggaattttcaaaatgttaCTCTCCACCTCAGTACCGTATTGAGATTTCTGAGGCCCTAAGCTGTAGCCCCTTTTAGACCCCATCCTcccaaaaattaaaatagtgTACCTTAATTTATACCTAAATTGccaaaaaaattttaaatctcCTAAATGGCTCCTGTATTTAATAGTAATAAATCCAAGAAGCTAGGGTACACCAAAGAAATTATTATGGATTGTTCAGCATCAATTTTGAGTGGATCCGTTTGAAACACTTGGCACACGAAGCTTATTCATCTTGAACCAGTGATACTGGATATAAGATGCAATCTCTGTGAATGCATCTACAGTATTCAGGGTATTCATCGTGGTCATCTGTTCGCCATATTTTGGACAGGGCGCGTGCCGTGTCGATAATACGGTGGTACCAGTCCAGTGACAAAGAATCGATATCGAACCAATAATTTATGCGAACAATGAGACATATGGTTCGACAATCAAGTCAAATTGAACAGTACATCGGTGACTTCATAGTAATTGTTTTAATAAGATGGAGGAGCATCTTCGTTGCTGTAATTTGTTTTATCCCTTTCAGGGTGTATCCACGTTTAAACCACCATTTATTTAACAGGaactatatttttaatatacatgacgttagaaaataatttcctaaaataaaaaattttcaccTTTCCACTGTTAAGTTTTCAATTGACAACGCAAAACAAGAGTCATCTTGTTACAAAACAATATTTAACTATCGATTTACAATAACAGACCTCTGCCAGGCAATTAGAAGGTAATTAATCCCCTGCACCTCGTTTGTAGTAGCCGACCACCGAGCACGGTCACGCTTTGCCGGTCAGGATGTAACCGATGCAACAGATGACACTGACTTCTCGATGGCACCACCCAGCCCTATCACTACACCATGGATACCGCATTTATTCTCCGCCCCATAGACTCGTGCCATGTGGCGATCCCCTTGTCCACGTGGAACCATCCTCCGACACGTCATCGGTATAGCTAATTTACGATCATGTCCTTTTTTATCCTCAACGGATATGCTCTTCGACTTTGAATCAACAAGGAACTAAGGATTTTTCAAAATCCACCAAAAAAGGGACAATGAAGTTGCCAAACTTTTTAACTGGTTTTGATCACTTAAAACgttaaagtattaaaattttggaaCTTTGGagttttggaattttggaatttggaagctttggaattttaaaattttaaagttcGGGAATTTTTAAACTCTAGAATTtggaaactttgaaatttgggaattaaaaaattttgaaatatttggaACACACTGTATGCTATAACAGGcaggaaattaaaatgggaCCAGTGAACCATTTCTGGTTCCATGAAATCGCCGCTTTCCTTGAAGCAACCGCATTCTAAGACCATTTCAATTGCGTTATCTGGTCAGGGGTTAAGTCGTGTGTTCCTGAAGACCAAGCGTACACGATGAGGTTGCAAGTCTTTATCCTCGCTTTGTCGACCGCCACTTGGTACAATGTCTTCCACAGAATATTCGCGGCCAGCTTTCGCGACGATTTCTCGAGGTTCGACAGGAAACGTCCATTAGCGAACCGTTTGACAAGAATTTATGGCATGCTTCTTGTCTTCTCTTTTTTCGCTCGTTTATCCGACAATTGTTACGAAAGTCACGGTATCAGTGAGTCGCAGCCGACGACAGGTAAAATCGCCGAGTTTTTCGCAACGAGACGTTTTTCGAACTAGCGTCGCCATCGCCACCCGTCATAAAACACGATCACCATTGGGGTGCTTCGGCTAAGTGAAGTACCGTGTTCGGCTACTACCTGATTCGACAAAGAACTATCTAACTGTcaaccatttttttttgctcATTGAAATATGTTATTTAACCCTTGCAGTGGAATCATCTCTTCCAAGTATTGTATTAAATACATGGGTTTAATAAAAAGGATGCATCACACTGAAGTGTTTGTCTTAACATGGCAgagatatttattaattttgaaaccaCCTCTgctaattaaatttcctaatGAAATATCCTTTCTCTGATACAGTAacaatttctaaataatttgCAATCATTGTAACCATTGTGATTGCCcgtaataaaaaaagaagaatttaaacaattttttagtGCATCCTTTTAGTTCGGGTACCGATTCCGGACACATggcgttcgttcgcgaccccGTAATTTCACACGTGAAATTCGCCGCTCGACAAAAGTCTGCGCGTCGCGTGAATGCAAACCAGACGCGAGACGTTTGTAGTTTCGGGGTCCAGTTATCCGACAGGGGGTAACTAGCGGAGGGTTAACAGAGGTCCGAGCGGTTTCGTCCAGCTTGA
This window contains:
- the LOC114875656 gene encoding basic helix-loop-helix transcription factor amos-like, with protein sequence MLLFQKQVSPTNSPRRGRRRSRDIPPSPSVLKRRRLAANARERRRMNGLNDAFDKLREVVPSLGADHKLSKFETLQMAQTYIAALCDLLQRHDEKWQ